From Pagrus major chromosome 18, Pma_NU_1.0, a single genomic window includes:
- the btk gene encoding tyrosine-protein kinase BTK, with amino-acid sequence MSESILEELFIKRSQQKKKTSPLNYKERWFVLTQEKISYYDYDPDKGKRKGLRGSVDLEKIKCVETVQPEPNAPQERMFAFQVIYDEGPLYVFAKTEDVRNQWIKKLKDMVRFNKDLLQKYHPCYWMDGVWLCCQQEVKQAMGCKVLDNKNGFTSKPSRRRGSRKPLPPTPTEEKPVRPLPPQPPEPAAQSVGMTVIAEYPYTPMTPQDLELRKDEEYTILEMSDANWWRARDKYGKEGYIPSNYVVEAENGLEKFDWYCKNMNRSQAEKLLKTENKDGGFLIRDSSKAGKYTVSLFTKVGVETGGSCRHYNICTTASGQFYLAEKHNFSSIPELIKYHQHNAAGMVSRLKYIVSNRARPPSTAGLGYGVWEIDPRHLTFIKELGTGQFGVVKYGKWQGQHDVAIKMIKEGSMSEDDFIEEAKIMMKLRHENLVQLYGVCTKQRPIYIVTEFLSNGCLLTYLREGLKQHPTPVQLLEMCKDVSEGMAYLESQQYIHRDLAARNCLVDGNGTIKVTDFGLSRYVLDDEYTSSAGSKFPVRWSPPEVLLYCKFSSKSDIWAYGVLMWEVYTLGRLPYERLNNTEIVDQVSRGLRLYRPQLANEKVYSIMTSCWFDKADERPTFEQLAATVQDVLYDLQ; translated from the exons ATGTCAGAGAGTATACTGGAAGAACTCTTCATTAAACGATcccagcagaagaagaagacctcCCCTTTGAACTACAAGGAGAGATGGTTCGTGCTCACCCAGGAAAAAATATCCTACTATGATTATGATCCTGACAAAGGG AAGCGAAAAGGTCTGAGAGGATCAGTTGACCTTGAGAAGATCAAGTGCGTTGAGACTGTGCAGCCGGAGCCCAATGCCCCGCAAGAGCGCATGTTTGCATTCCAG GTCATTTATGATGAGGGGCCGCTGTACGTCTTTGCAAAGACCGAAGATGTCCGGAATCAGTGGATAAAGAAGCTGAAAGACA TGGTTCGCTTCAACAAGGATCTCTTGCAGAAGTACCATCCGTGTTACTGGATGGATGGGGTGTGGCTGTGCTGCcagcaggaagtcaaacaaGCCATGGGTTGCAAAGTGCTGGATAATAAAAACG GCTTTACATCTAAACCATCACGACGAAGGGGATCCAGGAAACCTCTCCCTCCCACCCCAACAGAG gAGAAGCCTGTTCGGCCTTTACCTCCACAGCCTCCTGAGCCAGCAGCTCAATCTGTAGGCATGACTGTTATAGCAGAGTATCCTTACACACCGATGACACCTCAAGACCTGGAGCTGAGGAAGGACGAAGAGTACACCATCCTGGAGATGTCTGATGCCAACTGGTGGAGAGCCAGAGACAAATACGG gaAGGAAGGATATATACCTAGTAATTATGTTGTGGAAGCAGAAAATGGGCTAGAAAAATTTGA CTGGTATTGTAAGAATATGAACCGGAGCCAGGCAGAAAAGCTGTTAAAGACGGAG AACAAAGACGGAGGCTTCTTGATACGGGACTCAAGCAAGGCCGGGAAATACACCGTGTCTTTGTTCACGAAGGTCGGCGT GGAAACAGGTGGAAGCTGCAGACATTATAACATCTGCACCACCGCGTCGGGCCAGTTTTACCTGGCAGAGAAGCACAATTTCAGCTCCATCCCAGAGCTCATCAAGTACCACCAGCACAATGCAGCAG GTATGGTTAGTAGGCTGAAATACATTGTCTCCAACCGGGCGCGGCCTCCATCAACAGCAGGACTTGGCTATG GTGTTTGGGAGATCGACCCCCGTCACCTCACCTTCATCAAGGAGCTCGGCACTGGTCAGTTCGGGGTGGTGAAGTACGGAAAGTGGCAGGGCCAGCATGACGTGGCCATTAAGATGATTAAAGAGGGCTCCATGTCTGAAGATGATTTCATCGAAGAAGCCAAAATCATGAT GAAGCTTCGCCACGAGAACCTGGTCCAGCTGTACGGCGTGTGCACCAAACAAAGGCCCATTTACATAGTGACTGAGTTTCTTTCCAATGGCTGCCTGCTGACGTACCTCAGGGAGGGCCTGAAGCAGCACCCAACACCTGTCCAGCTCCTGGAGATGTGTAAAGACGTCTCTGAAGGCATGGCCTATCTTGAGTCGCAGCAGTACATCCACAGAGACCTG GCTGCCAGGAACTGTTTAGTAGATGGCAACGGCACCATCAAAGTGACTGACTTTGGACTTTCAAG GTATGTCTTAGATGACGAGTACACAAGCTCAGCAGGCTCCAAGTTCCCTGTACGCTGGTCGCCTCCTGAGGTCCTCCTCTACTGCAAGTTCAGCAGCAAGTCAGACATATGGGCGTACG GGGTTCTTATGTGGGAGGTGTACACTTTGGGACGGCTGCCGTATGAACGCCTTAACAACACGGAAATCGTGGACCAGGTGTCCAGGGGCCTGCGCCTCTACCGCCCCCAGCTGGCCAACGAGAAGGTCTACAGCATTATGACGAGCTGTTGGTTTGAT aaaGCAGACGAGAGACCCACCTTTGAGCAGCTGGCAGCAACCGTTCAGGATGTGCTGTACGACCTCCAATAG
- the mars2 gene encoding methionine--tRNA ligase, mitochondrial, with protein MRTPFLLITRSCNAVHSLKQSHFLSPVSALERHQRIVFRHSSTHSCKDDRNYYITTPIFYVNASPHLGHLYSAVIADCFHRYKLLQGFNSKFATGTDEHGLKIQQAADIAGKDPLTFCTDVSERFKHLFSSCNVSYTDYIRTTEHRHCEAVKHFWSVLWNKGLIYKGSYEGWYSTQDESFLTPSQVGDALDSSGKEIKVSLESGHKVEWMKEENYMFRLSAFRSQLLDWLRGNPRAIQPERFHQAVLQWLQEDLPDLSVSRQRSRLQWGIPVPGDAEQTIYVWLDALVNYLTVTGYPDKHDRWWNVAHHIVGKDILKFHAIYWPSFLLGAGLPLPQTIHVHSHWTVGGKKMSKSLGNVVDPLERSQTFTTDGMRYFLLRQGVPDSDCDYTDDKVIKLLNTELADSLGGLLNRCTAPALNPAQVYPSFCPKSFPREQGGRAVVEDYHMLDAVKHLPAVVAQHYESMHVYKALEAISACVRQTNGFVQRHTPWKLDRRDSKDQRWLDTIIHVSLECLRIYGTLLQPVVPEISNKLLSRLGVQQGRRRWADVNFLPRYQGMDCPFEGRALGSDSGVLFSRLESQNVDQQKTKKTKKAAKLK; from the exons ATGAGGACCCCTTTTCTGCTCATCACCAGAAGCTGTAATGCTGTTCACAGTCTGAAACAGAGCCATTTTTTATCACCGGTTTCAGCTCTCGAGAGACATCAGAGAATCGTGTTTAGACACTCGAGCACACATTCCTGCAAAGACGACAGGAACTACTACATAACCACTCCCATCTTCTATGTGAACGCTTCTCCTCATTTAGGACACTTGTATTCAGCTGTGATAGCTGACTGCTTTCACAGGTACAAGCTACTTCAGGGCTTCAACTCAAAGTTTGCGACAG GTACTGACGAACATGGCTTGAAGATCCAGCAAGCTGCAGACATTGCAGGAAAAGATCCCCTGACCTTCTGCACTGATGTGTCAGAGAGATTCAAACATCTCTTCAGCAGCTGCAACGTATCGTACACAGACTACATCAGAACCACCGAGCACAGACACTGTGAGGCGGTGAAGCATTTCTGGTCAGTGCTCTGGAACAAAGGGCTCATCTACAAGGGGAGTTATGAAGGCTGGTACTCGACACAAGATGAAAGCTTCCTCACGCCGTCGCAGGTGGGAGATGCTTTGGACTCATCGGGGAAGGAGATCAAGGTATCGCTGGAGAGCGGACACAAG GTGGAGTGGATGAAAGAGGAGAATTACATGTTCCGTCTGTCTGCATTTCGGTCTCAGCTGCTCGACTGGCTCAGAGGAAACCCCCGGGCCATACAGCCCGAGCGTTTCCACCAGGCTGTTCTCCAGTGGCTGCAGGAGGACCTTCCTGACCTCTCCGTCTCCCGCCAGAGAAGCCGCCTTCAGTGGGGCATCCCAGTCCCGGGTGACGCTGAACAAACCATCTATGTTTGGCTAGACGCTCTGGTGAACTACCTCACAGTCACCGGCTATCCAGATAAACACGACCGGTGGTGGAACGTGGCCCACCACATTGTAGGAAAGGACATCTTAAAGTTTCATGCCATCTACTGGCCGTCGTTTCTCCTCGGGGCCGGACTGCCGCTGCCACAGACGATACATGTGCACTCTCACTGGACAGTAGGGGGGAAGAAGATGTCTAAAAGTTTGGGGAATGTGGTGGATCCTCTTGAACGCTCACAGACATTCACAACTGATGGAATGAGGTACTTTCTTCTGCGTCAGGGTGTCCCAGACTCAGATTGCGATTACACAGACGACAAAGTTATCAAGCTGCTCAACACAGAGCTCGCAGACTCTCTGGGTGGTCTCCTAAACCGCTGCACAGCTCCAGCTCTTAACCCAGCTCAGGTGTACCCCTCTTTCTGCCCCAAGTCCTTCCCACGTGAACAGGGTGGCAGGGCTGTGGTCGAAGACTACCACATGTTGGATGCTGTGAAACATCTCCCTGCTGTGGTGGCGCAGCACTATGAGAGCATGCATGTGTACAAAGCTCTGGAGGCCATCAGTGCCTGTGTGAGGCAAACCAACGGGTTTGTTCAGCGCCACACACCTTGGAAGCTGGACAGGAGGGACAGCAAAGACCAGCGCTGGCTAGACACCATCATCCATGTCTCCCTTGAATGCCTCAGGATTTATGGCACACTACTACAGCCAGTAGTGCCAGAGATATCTAACAAGCTGCTGTCCAGACTGGGGGTGCAACAAGGCAGAAGGAGGTGGGCTGATGTGAACTTCCTGCCAAGGTATCAGGGAATGGACTGTCCCTTTGAAGGCAGAGCGCTGGGATCGGACTCGGGGGTGCTTTTTAGTCGTTTGGAGAGTCAGAATGTagatcaacaaaaaacaaagaaaaccaaaaaggCAGCAAAACTGAAATGA
- the timm8a gene encoding mitochondrial import inner membrane translocase subunit Tim8 A, with protein sequence MDGQGATADPQLQQFIEVETQKQRFQQLVHQMTEVCWEKCMDKPGPKLDSRTEMCFVNCVERFIDTSQFILNRLEQTQRSRGSFSETMSD encoded by the exons ATGGACGGCCAGGGAGCGACAGCCGACCCTCAGCTTCAGCAGTTCATCGAAGTGGAGACTCAAAAACAAAGGTTTCAGCAGCTGGTGCATCAGATGACTGAGGTTTGCTGG gAGAAATGTATGGATAAACCCGGGCCGAAGCTGGACTCAAGGACAGAAATGTGCTTCGTTAACTGTGTGGAGCGATTTATTGACACCAGCCAATTCATCCTGAACAGACTGGAACAGACTCAGAGGAGCAGGGGCTCATTCTCTGAGACCATGTCAGACTGA
- the LOC141013225 gene encoding magnesium transporter NIPA2: MEVNRTDFYIGLSLAVSSSAFIGASFILKKKGLLRLAGKGSTRAGQGGYAYLKEWLWWAGLISMGTGEAANFAAYAFAPATLVTPLGALSVLVSAVLSSYFLNERLNVHGKVGCLLCVLGSTVMVIHAPQEEEVASLSAMAEKLKDPGFIVFAVCVVGSSLVLIFAVAPRFGQKNVLVYILICSVIGSLSVSCVKGLGIGIKELFAGTAVLREPLFWSLVICLVICVSVQISYLNKALDIFNTSIVTPIYYVFFTTSVMACSAILFKEWLSMTTDGVVGTISGFLTIILGIFLLHAFKDITFSWDSLPLYLRKGPQGFPWGQQPYVALPSHETQAQDETKLPREGCSNGGWGTHQRAP, encoded by the exons ATGGAAGTGAACCGTACGGACTTCTACATCGGTCTGTCTCTGGCGGTGAGCTCCAGCGCTTTCATCGGCGCCAGTTTCATCCTGAAGAAGAAAGGCCTCCTGCGATTGGCCGGCAAGGGGTCGACAAGAGCAG GTCAGGGGGGGTATGCTTACCTGAAGGAATGGCTGTGGTGGGCAGGACTCATTTCAA TGGGAACCGGAGAGGCCGCTAACTTCGCCGCGTATGCATTTGCGCCGGCCACACTGGTGACTCCTCTTGGAGCATTGAGTGTACTTGTAAG TGCCGTGCTCTCCTCCTACTTCCTGAATGAGAGGCTGAATGTACACGGGAAAGTTGGTTGCCTGCTGTGCGTCCTGGGCTCCACAGTGATGGTGATCCACGCCCCGCAGGAAGAGGAGGTTGCTTCTCTCAGCGCCATGGCTGAGAAGCTCAAAGACCCAG GTTtcattgtgtttgctgtgtgcgTTGTGGGGAGCAGCCTGGTTCTTATCTTTGCTGTGGCTCCGCGGTTTGGACAGAAGAATGTGCTGGTCTACATCCTGatctgctctgtgattggctccctctctgtgtcttgTGTCAAGGGCCTGGGCATTGGCATTAAGGAGCTGTTTGCTGGGACAGCAGTGCTGAGGGAACCCCTCTTCTGGTCGTTAGTCATCTGCCTGGTAATTTGCGTCAGCGTTCAAATCAGCTACCTGAACAAAGCCCTCGACATCTTTAACACCTCCATAGTCACTCCCATCTACTACGTCTTCTTCACCACCTCCGTCATGGCCTGCTCAGCCATCCTCTTCAAGGAATGGTTGAGTATGACCACTGACGGAGTAGTGGGAACAATTAGCGGATTCCTCACTATCATTCTGGGGATCTTCCTCCTCCATGCCTTCAAGGACATCACATTCAGCTGGGATTCCCTTCCACTCTACCTGAGGAAGGGTCCTCAGGGCTTTCCATGGGGGCAACAGCCTTACGTGGCTCTTCCCAGCCACGAAACGCAAGCACAGGATGAGACGAAGCTACCCAGAGAAGGGTGCTCAAACGGGGGCTGGGGTACGCACCAGAGAGCCCCATAA